One Nicotiana sylvestris chromosome 12, ASM39365v2, whole genome shotgun sequence genomic window carries:
- the LOC138882676 gene encoding uncharacterized mitochondrial protein AtMg00810-like: MDVKIAFLNGELEEDIYMEQPESFVVPGHEVIICLYVDDMLIESKSMTDINATKRMLVSKFNMKDLGVADLILGIRIHKTPQGLGLSQSHYIEKVLDMFKYLDFKIAKAPIDVSYALQKNEAESDS; the protein is encoded by the exons atggatgttaaaatagctttcttaaatggagaattggaggaagatatttacatggaacaacctgagagTTTTGTGGTTCctg GTCATGAAGTCattatttgtttatatgttgatgacatgttgATAGAGAGCAAAAGTATGACAGATATTAATGCTACAAAACGCATGTTGGTTAGCAAATTCaacatgaaagacttaggagttgctgaTTTGATCTTAGGAATTAGAATTCACAAGACTCCACAAGGTCTAGGATTATCACAGTCTCACTACATTGAAAAGGTACTTGACATGTTCAAGTATTTGGATTTTAAAATTGCCAAGGCTCCAATTGACGTGAGTTATGCACTTCAAAAGAATGAAGCTGAAAGTGACTCATAA